Proteins found in one Malassezia vespertilionis chromosome 5, complete sequence genomic segment:
- the CWC26 gene encoding Pre-mRNA-splicing factor cwc26 (COG:S; BUSCO:EOG092658NW; EggNog:ENOG503NZXD): MPDPALQRYLAEHYISGPKSDAILKRYGDDGQKKKKRKKREGADGGGLLIQDEATVWFGEEAPAEEDEEEGVAPDFSISDVSVPSTSSKPSGWKSVRAAGPDVAQAQETPAQAPVPIKAGLMSREAIKAQREAREAQHAHETQSAEAHAAAQEAETTVYRDAQGRRINVEDEETRIRAEQLEAERKDKERKVWGQGVVQRRAKHAQQAEQQAVQEEGVVRHADDARMNDILKEQIHPDDPAKHFLTRRAGRRAVRPTYEGPPPPPNRFGIKPGYRWDGVDRSNGFERKLFLKLNANERLRAEFQAWSAEAM, encoded by the exons ATGCCCGACCCCGCATTGCAGCGGTACCTCGCGGAGCACTACATCTCCGGCCCGAAATCCGATGCAATCCTCAAGCGCTATGGAGACGACGGCCAAAAGAAGAAGAAACGCAAGAAACGCGAGGGAGCGGACGGTGGAGGTCTCTTGATCCAGGATGAGGCAACGGTGTGGTTTGGCGAGGAGGCGCCAGCagaagaggacgaggaagaaggTGTGGCGCCTGATTTTAGTATATCCGATGTAAGTGTGCCCAGCACATCATCCAAGCCGTCCGGATGGaagagcgtgcgcgcagcaggccCAGAcgtggcgcaagcacaagaaacgccagcgcaggcgccggTGCCAATCAAGGCGGGCCTGATGTCGCGCGAGGCTATCaaagcacagcgcgaggctcgcgaagcgcagcatgcgcatgAAACCCAAAGTGCAgaggcgcacgcggcggcgcaagaagcAGAAACGACAGTCTATCGAGACGCGCAAGGCCGGCGTATTAATGTAGAAGACGAAGAGACACGGATtcgtgccgagcagctggaAGCGGAGCGTAAggacaaggagcgcaaAGTATGGGGCCAAGGTGTagtccagcgccgtgcgaaACATGCACAGCAGGCGGAACAGCAGGCGGTACAAGAAGAGGGCGTGGTGCG ACAtgcagacgatgcgcgcatgaACGATATACTCAAGGAGCAGATCCACCCCGACGATCCAGCAAAGCATTTTCTcacacggcgcgcggggcgccgcgccgtacgGCCTACCTACGAGGgcccaccgccgccgccgaacCGGTTTGGCATCAAGCCTGGGTATCGTTGGGATGGCGTGGATCGCAGCAATGGATTCGAACGGAAACTATTTTTGAAACTAAATGCAAACGAGCGCCTCCGCGCAGAGTTCCAGGCGTGGTCAGCGGAAGCGATGTAG
- a CDS encoding inositol-pentakisphosphate 2-kinase (EggNog:ENOG503P6J2; COG:T), with amino-acid sequence MGHWPPTLAGVPWSAADWTYVAEGAANVIVRYTGQPVWPYVNTTPGPEHGAVLALRLPKMRFDVSSTNGYPPLDAYIDKVLSQLIPKEALPTLQCITFTPGTSALTPFLEQLAANIEPFRPEARREAGTIDTAPSFIWAMRDWSYAPPRDGVPQLLVEIKPKAGIVCNGPTNDENKRKHTKYRMHRIQRAAPHQGAVPPVTPHEFASWYDPLDFFSADRARISKAVHALCIDWASAPKNNFSVMCNGRKLDFEAQDKRLLCASLHSTEKDLLETLALAVTDSLCSPQNQSILSNIVAQQARLDGPGIEELARRWEALTGASLQDGPEDCSRTVLPLSPPPLQDYVNAVRKNPAMHIATLDELYTTVILYMIGATIKDASIFLRLGALPALHLVDLDPKPLTKLRGYVRDDVSISRMFGRWAAQND; translated from the exons ATGGGGCATTGGCCGCCTACGCTGGCCGGCGTGCCATGGAGTGCCGCGGATTGGACGTATGTCGCAGAGGGCGCTGCGAACGTCATTGTGCGGTATACAGGACAACCCGTGTGGCCCTATGTAAATACGACGCCCGGCCCtgagcatggcgcggtgctggcgCTTCGTTTGCCCAAGATGCGGTTTGACGTGTCGAGCACGAACGGATACCCTCCTTTGGATGCGTATATAGACAAGGTCCTCTCCCAACTGATCCCGAAGGAGGCACTACCTACGCTACAATGCATCACTTTTACGCCTGGAACTTCAGCGTTGACCCCGttcctcgagcagcttgctgcGAACATCGAACCCTTTCGACCAGAAGCACGCCGGGAAGCAGGCACAATCGATACAGCCCCCTCGTTTATTTGGGCTATGCGCGATTGGAGctacgcgccgccgcgggacggcgtgccgcagctgctcgtAGAGATCAAGCCGAAGGCTGGCATCGTGTGTAATGGACCTACAAACGATGAaaacaagcgcaagcataCCAAGTATCGCATGCACCGTATCCAGCGTGCTGCACCACACCAAGGAGCAGTGCCTCCTGTCACCCCTCACGAGTTTGCATCCTGGTACGATCCGCTAGACTTTTTTAGCGCCGATCGAGCGCGGATTTCCAAggccgtgcatgcgctgtgcatcgactgggccagcgcgccaaaaaaCAACTTCTCCGTGATGTGCAATGGACGCAAGCTAGATTTTGAAGCG CAGGACAAACGTCTACTATGTGCTTCGTTGCATTCTACAGAGAAAGACTTGCTAGAAACACTGGCACTTGCTGTGACTGACTCTTTGTGCTCCCCGCAAAACCAATCCATTCTCTCCAACattgtcgcgcagcaggctCGGCTGGACGGGCCTGGGATCGAGGAattggcgcggcgatgggAGGCGCTGACAGGCGCTTCTCTGCAGGACGGGCCGGAAGATTGCTCGCGAACTGTGCTGCCGCTTTCCCCACCGCCATTGCAGGACTATGTGAATGCAGTGCGCAAAAACCCTGCAATGCACATAGCCACGTTGGACGAACTGTATACCACAGTTATTTTGTACATGATTGGCGCTACGATCAAAGATGCAAGTATATTTTTGCGCCTCGGTGCACTGCCCGCGCTTCACCTCGTGGACTTAGATCCCAAACCACTGACCAAATTGCGGGGCTACGTACGCGATGACGTGAGCATTTCGCGCATGTTTgggcgctgggcggcgcagaatGACTAA
- a CDS encoding uncharacterized protein (EggNog:ENOG503Q54I; SECRETED:SignalP(1-22)), whose product MWKATRLLVVIFVAVFVHCVCADLPHFFYSDISSDIDVNSDNSGLHEGVHHGKNNIPNGARLVLLPVGNEGAKLAAYLSKNNNDAKTTNVYVMMHGRLRDGDNYWTIMDNALKDARNANFADVPENAIVVAPQMYSKALNKGQYSKNTLAWAELNTWEAGLVAANPSGTNLTSMDALDAVVDYFSSGQFPSMRNITMIGHGGGAQLMNRYAATGEDAPNGKIHIRYVVGDPSSSPYFTTDRPVSDENVVRKASCNGYNDWRYGFDNFPGTRFAKMMPVDYFGRYVNRDVINMVGLNDVLHNGDQHCMALLQGGPKRRDRNLSWWRYIHMLARSNENLDGFPGNFSNLPDWSRVHNGIKTRLAVVPDAGHSAKKVFGSDIGRSVLFSNGDVTPGWRPGNDSGKSSSSSSSSSSSSSSSSSNNNSSNNKGSNNKGSNNNSSNGHKHNNKHNNKHNNNSNKGNNSGNNKKSNRHNTSNN is encoded by the coding sequence ATGTGGAAAGCTACACGATTGTTGGTAGTGATTTTCGTCGCGGTTTTTGTGCACTGCGTGTGCGCAGATTTACCTCACTTCTTCTACTCTGATATTTCGTCCGACATTGACGTGAACTCTGACAATTCCGGCTTGCACGAAGGTGTGCACCACGGCAAGAACAATATTCCCAATGGTGCCCGTCTCGTCTTGCTGCCGGTCGGTAACGAGGGCGCAAAACTTGCAGCATACTTGTCCAAGAACAATAATGACGCAAAGACTACCAACGTATACGTGATGATGCACGGACGTTTGCGTGATGGTGACAACTACTGGACCATTATGGACAATGCATTGAAGGATGCAAGGAATGCTAACTTCGCCGATGTGCCCGAGAATGCAATTGTTGTGGCACCGCAGATGTACTCCAAGGCTCTGAATAAGGGCCAGTACTCGAAGAACACCCTTGCATGGGCCGAGCTGAACACTTGGGAGGCAGGGCTGGTCGCCGCGAATCCCAGCGGGACGAACTTGACTTCTATGGACGCGCTGGATGCCGTCGTGGACTACTTTTCTTCGGGACAGTTCCCCAGCATGCGCAACATTACCATGATTGGAcacggcggcggtgctcAGCTGATGAACCGTTACGCGGCCACTGGTGAGGACGCACCGAACGGCAAGATCCACATCCGCTACGTTGTTGGTGATCCCAGCAGCTCTCCATACTTTACCACTGATCGCCCCGTGTCGGATGAAAACGTTGTGCGCAAGGCCTCTTGCAATGGATACAACGATTGGCGTTACGGGTTTGACAATTTCCCCGGGACTAGGTTCGCAAAGATGATGCCTGTTGATTACTTTGGCAGGTATGTCAACCGCGATGTCATCAACATGGTTGGCCTGAACGATGTTCTGCACAATGGCGACCAGCATTGCATGGCTCTTTTGCAGGGAGGccccaagcgccgcgaccgCAACTTGAGCTGGTGGCGCTACATCCACATGCTTGCTAGGAGTAACGAGAACCTCGACGGGTTCCCCGGCAACTTTAGCAACTTGCCAGATTGGAGTCGTGTGCACAATGGCATCAAAACACGTCTTGCTGTTGTGCCGGATGCTGGTCATTCCGCAAAAAAAGTGTTCGGCAGCGACATTGGCCGTTCTGTCCTCTTCAGTAATGGCGACGTGACCCCAGGCTGGAGGCCAGGCAATGACAGCGGCAAGAGCAGCAGtagcagcagcagcagtagcagcagcagcagcagcagcagcagcaacaACAACAGCAGCAACAACAAGGGCAGCAACAACAAGGGCAGCAACAACAACAGCAGCAACGGGCACAAGCACAACAACAAGCACAACAACAAGCACAACAACAACAGCAACAAGGGTAACAACAGCGGCAACAACAAGAAGAGCAACAGGCATAACACAAGCAACAACTAG
- a CDS encoding propionate--CoA ligase (TransMembrane:2 (i157-177o189-214i); EggNog:ENOG503NYF6; COG:I), translated as MRAVQLEKKHGAKAGERQTVAVCDIPLPSVRENMVLVKVLAAGLNRRDEWSAMGLYPGLVYKNATMGCDACGILVDPHSLEPLENTLYLLTPMRGWEKDPAGPEAALPGTSASAATNEFGGCGFGLLGATKQVVGAGTFCEYIAVDKSQLIPAPKHLSAVQCASLPCAVLTAFRALFTKGNVGKGANVLITGIGGGVAIFALQLAVAAGAHVFVTGGAEAKIEHAKRHGATGGALYRDPEWPAQIRAMLPKEHAWIDVVIDSAGGDIPAQSIRAGLRDGGRIVIYGMTAVPKTTIAMREVLKNVDVQGTYSRVTLTHRVYFGFRKRVSCECTVCGTAQNCA; from the coding sequence ATGAGAGCCGTGCAACTAGAGAAAAAGCACGGAGCCAAAGCGGGAGAGCGCCAGACTGTAGCTGTATGCGACATACCCCtgccaagcgtgcgcgaaaacATGGTGCTTGTCAAGGTTCTTGCAGCCGGACTGAACCGCCGCGACGAATGGTCGGCCATGGGCCTGTACCCCGGTCTGGTGTACAAAAACGCAACAATGGGCTGCGATGCATGCGGTATACTTGTCGATCCTCACTCGTTGGAGCCATTGGAAAACACTTTGTACCTCCTGACACCCATGCGCGGCTGGGAGAAGGATCCTGCAGGGCCAGAGGCAGCGCTGCCAGGCACCTCCGCGTCCGCTGCCACCAACGAATTCGGCGGCTGCGGTTTTGGCCTTTTGGGTGCGACCAAGCAAGTCgtcggcgcaggcacatTTTGTGAATATATTGCCGTGGACAAATCCCAGCTCATCCCTGCGCCCAAGCATTTGTCTGCGGTTCAATGTGCATCTTTGCCGTGTGCCGTTCTCACAGCGTTTCGAGCGCTGTTTACCAAAGGCAATGTAGGAAAAGGCGCAAACGTGCTCATCACGGGGATCGGCGGCGGTGTGGCCATCTTTGCATTGCAGCTGGCTGTTGCTGCCGGTGCGCATGTGTTTGTCaccggcggcgcagaggcCAAAATTGAGCATGCAAAGCGGCACGGCGCTacaggcggcgcattgtACCGCGATCCGGAATGGCCCGCTCAGATTCGCGCGATGCTCCCAAAGGAACACGCGTGGATCGACGTCGTGATCGACTCGGCGGGCGGCGATATTCCTGCACAGTCTATCCGTGCGGGGCTGCGCGACGGTGGCCGTATCGTTATATACGGCATGACAGCTGTGCCGAAAACGACCatcgcgatgcgcgaggTGCTCAAGAACGTGGATGTGCAAGGTACGTATTCGAGGGTAACACTAACGCACAGGGTCTACTTTGGGTTCCGCAAACGAGTTTCGTGCGAGTGTACGGTTTGTGGAACAGCACAGAATTGTGCCTGA
- the TRM44 gene encoding tRNA(Ser) (uridine(44)-2'-O)-methyltransferase (EggNog:ENOG503NUA3; COG:S; BUSCO:EOG092614DJ), with protein MAKDLFRPCFVAQDAQAYGRHGLLDEVPWIPIVTAPAPYSKDDWLAAMLAWIQHAERNSSSIRRCELWGEQKSDGALMYRCIRRLLPRRTHIDSGMLQECAIYTENDDATVVYTTLRNSAQETEAPDGEMLHRARTQQDYPQDASQVPYYHPAVRALAFHYRAAQCCVQIDMIPFPGTGNIAQDARLGRTALSLLRLMHQHSYGHATSYVKRVEHDILVPRDAYQDLYLALRTRYAGELIRTWAEVTDPKKHVFEDIGIATWLILLWRSMFSQGAAPGGFVDVGCGNGLLVHILTLEGYRGYGFDARARRSWAQYREHGADLQTCMLDAAEIVSREASPFPRGAFLIGNHADELTPWLPLLATSTQACAGYINIPCCAWTLDGTRFVPTQYTLDRKKVAEWVTGAHLGGQDPVMPPAPHTAISEDANVLLQHTLWFFERMVAAPEQAVSKHFAYYAYIATLHLRAGWVLETEALRIPSTKNWTLVARRKIGTDAASTARLDVHYSALVQEARAVQTRIPAPSHE; from the coding sequence ATGGCCAAGGACCTGTTTCGTCCATGCTTTGTCGCGCAGGACGCGCAAGCGTACGGACGGCATGGTCTGTTGGATGAAGTGCCATGGATTCCGATCGTGaccgcgccagcgccgtatAGCAAAGACGACTGGCTCGCTGCGATGCTAGCGTGGATCCAACACGCGGAGCGAAACAGCTCTTCGATCCGGCGGTGCGAGCTATGGGGAGAACAGAAAAGCGACGGAGCACTTATGTACCGCTGTATCCGTCGCCTCCTTCCACGACGAACACATATCGATAGCGGGATGCTGCAAGAATGCGCTATATATACCGAAAACGACGATGCTACGGTCGTGTATACCACACTCCGCAATTCCGCGCAGGAAACGGAGGCACCGGATGGGGAGATGCTGCATAgggcgcgcacgcaacaGGACTATCCGCAGGATGCCAGCCAGGTGCCGTACTACCATcctgcagtgcgcgcactCGCATTCCACtaccgcgccgcgcagtgctgtGTACAGATTGACATGATTCCATTTCCAGGCACGGGTAACATCGCGCAGGACGCACGGCTCGGTCGTACGGCGCTCTCTTTGCTGCGGCTTATGCATCAGCACAGCTACGGGCACGCAACCTCGTACGtcaagcgcgtcgagcacgatATTTTGGTTCCCCGAGACGCGTACCAAGACTTGTACCTCGCCTTGCGCACCCGCTACGCTGGCGAATTGATACGCACATGGGCAGAAGTGACCGACCCGAAGAAGCACGTATTTGAAGACATCGGCATCGCGACCTGGCTCATCCTCCTCTGGCGATCTATGTTTTcccaaggcgcagcgccgggcGGATTTGTCGACGTTGGCTGTGGGAATGGACTTCTTGTGCACATCCTCACATTGGAGGGGTATCGCGGCTATGGTTTTGATGCGCGTGCAAGGCGTTCTTGGGCACAGTACCGTGAACACGGCGCCGACTTGCAAACGTGCATGCTGGATGCCGCAGAAATCGTATCAAGAGAAGCGTCGCCGTTTCCACGAGGCGCTTTTTTAATTGGGAATCATGCCGACGAGCTTACGCCGTGGCTTCCACTGCTTGCGACTAGCACGCAGGCTTGTGCAGGGTACATCAACATCCCATGTTGTGCGTGGACGCTCGATGGTACACGCTTTGTCCCTACACAGTACACGCTGGACCGCAAAAAGGTAGCCGAATGGGTCACAGGGGCGCATTTGGGCGGCCAGGATCCAGTCATGCCACCTGCACCGCACACGGCCATCTCGGAAGATGCAAATGTGCTTCTCCAACACACTCTTTGGTTCTTTGAGCGCATGGTAGCGGCGCCGGAGCAGGCAGTGTCGAAACATTTTGCCTACTATGCATATATCGCAACACTCCATCTCCGGGCGGGATGGGTGCTTGAAACTGAGGCGCTACGGATCCCGAGTACGAAAAACTGGACGCTGGTAGCGCGGCGTAAAATTGGTACAGATGCGGCCTCAACAGCACGTCTCGATGTGCACTACTCCGCTCTTGTACAGGAAGCACGCGCGGTGCAAACTCGGATCCCTGCGCCATCACATGAATAA
- a CDS encoding uncharacterized protein (EggNog:ENOG503P54J): MSSLVLSLPVVSPLATRVLELSGFSPLLRTHDLYAVVRDAGAEEGSIRVKWHNDTTAYVVFQDPSVAKLVYIRLVCAPPALLLSTYLGEDDAGTAPPNAPQNSSAASHASAQLLHTYAAVRPCRGQEADLLIAAVGMSVPERRPYAISRTWDTPTAPDRGHPNERGFGHRRLASGAALPNKPMHTPEASGAPLASASRRASSHKAQSTARRSPDHAHALRTSPHNHSLGPGTSPSAIART; the protein is encoded by the coding sequence ATGAGCTCGCTCGTCCTATCGCTCCCGGTCGTATCCCCACTAGCTACACGTGTACTAGAGCTTTCTGGCTTCTCACcactgctgcgcacacACGATTTGTATGCAGtggtgcgcgatgctgGCGCCGAAGAAGGCAGCATTCGCGTCAAATGGCACAACGACACGACCGCGTACGTGGTCTTCCAGGACCCTAGTGTAGCGAAGCTTGTATATATACGACTCGTATGTGCACCGCCAGCGCTGCTCTTGTCTACATACCTGGGGGAAGACGACGCGGGCACGGCACCCCCAAACGCCCCCCAAaacagcagcgctgcgtccCACGCcagcgcacagctgctCCATACCTATGCCGCCGTTCGGCCATGCCGCGGCCAAGAAGCAGATTTGCTTATTGCGGCGGTTGGAATGTCCGTGCCGGAACGGCGGCCGTACGCAATCTCTCGCACGTGGGATACGCCCACAGCGCCGGATCGTGGCCATCCGAACGAGCGCGGTTTTGGCCACCGCAGGCTGGCAAgcggtgcagcgctacCAAACAAGCCGATGCACACGCCGgaagcaagcggcgcgcctttgGCCTCTGCGAGCCGCAGGGCATCTAGCCACAAGGCGCAGAGTACTGCGAGACGCAGTCCCGAtcatgcgcatgcgctgcgtACATCGCCCCACAATCATAGCCTGGGGCCGGGTACGAGCCCCAGTGCCATAGCCCGGACGTAG
- a CDS encoding uncharacterized protein (COG:K; BUSCO:EOG09265C25; EggNog:ENOG503P3YS), with protein sequence MSVRIPSHAYQQFLAAAQGDPSLVHLDTAAESADIAVHAASVWRGMHDAERMAYAATPSHLKRPRPQPKRRFATSISDDEAEYNAQCAAHADAVVQQGDLPPLRVDIGTTTMESIAVNNWKSGRASSRTFELERVRARQLKKRRLDGEAAKVEGKDAQIKESGTPAPLEDEAHDAPPDPESAFQENRFAVQTRIVDGKIVLDEQSLYANYRDEEQQERELRTWEVVDEREGDQFVNSASRSKQRRTQRWSAEETERFFLAVSQWGTDFEMITRLFPHRTRREIKSKWTKESRQNAKRLDDAFVRRIAVDLTAYGNAAGVDLSGPPPVITPKAPDTPSKPDAATDKTGAAAVHS encoded by the coding sequence ATGTCCGTGCGCATTCCTTCCCATGCATACCAACAGTTccttgctgcagcacaggGTGATCCGTCGTTGGTTCACCTGGACACCGCCGCTGAGAGCGCCGATATAGCAGTGCATGCTGCCAGTGTATGGCGCGGAatgcacgatgcagagcgcaTGGCCTATGCCGCAACGCCATCCCACCTGAAAAGACCTCGCCCACAGCCtaagcgccgctttgccaCGAGTATTAGCGACGATGAGGCGGAGTACAACGCacaatgtgccgcacacgcagACGCAGTCGTGCAGCAGGGCGatttgccgccgctgcgtgtggATATAGGTACCACCACGATGGAGTCCATTGCAGTGAACAACTGGAAGAGTGGGCGTGCAAGCAGCCGCACGTTTGAGCtggagcgtgtgcgcgcgcggcagctAAAAAAGCGGCGGCTGGACGGCGAGGCGGCCAAAGTCGAAGGGAAGGATGCACAGATCAAAGAGTCGGGAACACCGGCACCGCTGGAGGACGAGGCacacgatgcgccgcccgaTCCTGAAAGTGCTTTTCAGGAGAATCGCTTTGCGGTTCAAACGCGCATTGTGGACGGTAAGattgtgctggacgagcagTCTTTGTACGCCAACTACCGGGACGAAGAGCagcaagagcgcgagctgcgcactTGGGAGGTGGTCGATGAGCGCGAAGGCGATCAATTCGTGAACAGTGCAAgccgcagcaagcagcgccgtacACAGCGTTGGTCCGCAGAAGAGACGGAGCGCTTCTTTTTGGCCGTGTCCCAGTGGGGCACGGACTTTGAGATGATCACACGGCTCTTTCCgcaccgcacgcgccgcgaaatCAAGTCCAAGTGGACGAAAGAGTCGCGCCAGAATGCGAAGCGCCTCGATGACGCAttcgtgcgccgcatcgccgtAGACCTGACTGCGTACGGGAATGCTGCTGGCGTGGATCTAAGTGGGCCGCCGCCGGTAATCACACCCAAAGCGCCCGACACACCAAGCAAGCCAGACGCAGCCACGGACAAGACAGGTGCAGCCGCTGTACATTCCTAA
- the TMA16 gene encoding translation machinery-associated protein 16 (EggNog:ENOG503P4GE; TransMembrane:3 (n16-23c28/29o52-70i77-95o107-131i); COG:S), whose product MKHRVNGGWPNESPRVFVMQLAARPALGDKKSQHTELEKKILRGQSAQANGFENASIFGVALLCGIVAKLPGREMNMYAVSYLLIRAVYNWLYVMTSERKYSYIRTIVFQFMIAIYVSLFARSAFAIAHVMKKFAMHPKSRSAYQHARISFRQRRLHDAKQLRNAHRSAKVDRIMTFILLLSESKTHLPDLYAFHDFICTFYLGRHQEVLEGLRNEQRPGRPKNKQLSALENLIAVEEQEYYEGVEVPDLTNAANVELLREWKGDPQALPNFRFVRISGAVRDMFTVVQEGNHKRLQESL is encoded by the exons ATGAAGCACCGCGTCAATGGCGGCTGGCCCAACGAATCGCCCCGCGTCTTTGTcatgcagcttgctgcTCGTCCTGCCTTGGGTGATAAAAAGTCGCAGCACACTGAGCTGGAGAAGAAGATTCTTCGCGGCCAGTCTGCCCAGGCGAACGGCTTCGAAAACGCCAGCATCTTTGGCGTTGCATTG CTTTGCGGTATTGTTGCCAAGCTTCCGGGCCGCGAAATGAACATGTATGCGGTGTCCTACTTGCTCATCCGCGCGGTTTACAACTGGCTGTACGTCATGACCAGCGAGCGCAAGTACTCGTACATCCGTACGATTGTGTTCCAGTTCATGATTGCGATCTACGTGTCGCTCTTTGCCCGCTCGGCATTTGCCATTGCAC ATGTTATGAAAAAGTTTGCGATGCATCCAAAATCGCGGAGCGCATACCAGCACGCACGTATCTCATTCCGCCAGCGGCGTTTACACGACGCaaagcagctgcgcaatgcgcatCGGTCGGCCAAAGTCGACCGGATCATGACCTTTATCCTACTCCTTTCCGAATCCAAGACACACTTACCTGATTTGTATGCATTTCATGATTTTATTTGCACGTTCTACCTTGGCCGACACCAAGAAGTGCTGGAAGGGCTGCGCAACGAACAGCGACCAGGGCGCCCAAAAAACAAGCAGCTGTCTGCTCTAGAAAACCTGATTGCCGTGGAGGAGCAGGAGTACTATGAAGGCGTAGAGGTGCCGGATCTGACAAATGCAGCGAATGTCGAGCTGCTTCGAGAATGGAAGGGCGACCCACAAGCGCTCCCGAATTTCCGCTTTGTGCGCATTAGTGGTGCGGTGCGGGACATGTTTACCGTTGTCCAAGAAGGGAACCATAAGCGACTACAAGAATCTCTATAG